One genomic window of Pseudomonas aeruginosa includes the following:
- a CDS encoding LD-carboxypeptidase has protein sequence MTSRPSSDQTWQPIDGRVALIAPASAIATDVLEATLRQLEVHGVDYHLGRHVEARYRYLAGTVEQRLEDLHNAFDMPDITAVWCLRGGYGCGQLLPGLDWGRLQAASPRPLIGFSDISVLLSAFHRHGLPAIHGPVATGLGLSPLSAPREQQERLASLASVSRLLAGIDHELPVQHLGGHKQRVEGALIGGNLTALACMAGTLGGLHAPAGSILALEDVGEPYYRLERSLWQLLESIDARQLGAICLGSFTDCPRKEVAHSLERIFGEYAAAIEVPLYHHLPSGHGAQNRAWPYGKTAVLEGNRLRW, from the coding sequence ATGACCTCTCGTCCTTCCTCCGACCAGACCTGGCAGCCCATCGACGGCCGGGTGGCGCTGATCGCGCCAGCCTCGGCCATCGCCACCGACGTGCTGGAGGCGACCCTGCGGCAACTGGAAGTGCACGGCGTGGACTACCATCTCGGCCGCCACGTCGAAGCCCGCTACCGCTACCTCGCCGGGACGGTCGAGCAGCGCCTGGAAGACCTGCACAACGCCTTCGACATGCCGGACATCACCGCGGTCTGGTGCCTGCGCGGCGGCTACGGCTGCGGCCAGTTGCTGCCGGGCCTGGACTGGGGGCGCCTGCAGGCGGCCTCTCCGCGACCACTGATCGGTTTCTCCGACATCTCGGTGTTGCTCAGCGCTTTCCACCGCCACGGCCTGCCTGCGATCCACGGCCCGGTGGCCACCGGACTCGGTCTGTCGCCGCTGAGCGCCCCCCGCGAGCAGCAGGAGCGGCTAGCCTCTCTGGCCTCGGTCAGCCGCTTGCTGGCCGGAATCGACCATGAACTCCCGGTGCAGCACCTCGGCGGACACAAGCAACGCGTCGAAGGCGCGCTGATCGGCGGCAACCTCACCGCCCTGGCCTGCATGGCCGGCACACTCGGCGGCCTGCACGCCCCGGCGGGGTCGATCCTGGCCCTGGAGGACGTCGGCGAACCCTACTACCGCCTGGAGCGCAGCCTCTGGCAATTGCTCGAAAGCATCGACGCGCGCCAGCTCGGCGCGATCTGCCTGGGCTCGTTCACCGATTGCCCGCGCAAGGAAGTCGCCCACAGCCTGGAGCGGATCTTCGGCGAATACGCCGCCGCCATCGAGGTGCCGCTCTACCACCACCTGCCCAGCGGGCATGGTGCGCAGAACCGAGCCTGGCCTTACGGGAAGACCGCGGTGCTCGAGGGAAACCGGTTGCGCTGGTAG
- the amgS gene encoding two-component system sensor histidine kinase AmgS (regulatory system involved in aminoglycoside resistance), translating into MKTPLWFPQSFFARTLWLVLIVVLFSKALTLVYLLMNEDVIVDRQYSHGAALTIRAFWAADEESRAAIAKASGLRWVPSSADQPGEQHWPYTEIFQRQMQMELGPDTETRLRIHQPSQLWVRAPSLGEGWLAVPLYPHPLRGQRIWSVLGWFLGIGLLSTAAAWIFVRQLSQPLKRLVVAARQFGQGRSVRLPLGPETPSEMAEVYRAFNQMAEDIEQGGRERELMLAGVSHDLRTPLTRLRLSLELLPESEREMVEDMIRDIEDMDAILDQFLAFIRDGRDEPVEEGDLTDLVREVVAPFNQTREQVRMALQPVPAMPLRRVSMKRLLGNLIDNALNHGGGSVEVASYVAGESAAPYVVLSVLDRGQGIDPAEVDSIFNPFIRGDKARGGKGTGLGLAIVKRIAAQHGGSVELRNRDGGGLEARVCLPLGLLLPRGAA; encoded by the coding sequence ATGAAAACGCCGCTCTGGTTCCCGCAAAGCTTCTTCGCCCGCACCCTCTGGCTGGTGCTGATCGTCGTGCTGTTCTCCAAGGCGCTGACCCTGGTCTACCTGCTGATGAACGAGGACGTGATCGTCGACCGCCAGTACAGCCACGGCGCGGCGCTGACCATCCGCGCGTTCTGGGCTGCCGACGAGGAGTCGCGCGCGGCCATCGCCAAGGCTTCCGGCCTGCGCTGGGTGCCGAGCAGCGCCGACCAGCCCGGCGAGCAGCACTGGCCGTACACGGAAATCTTCCAGCGGCAGATGCAGATGGAGCTGGGGCCGGACACCGAGACCCGCCTGCGTATCCACCAGCCGTCGCAGCTCTGGGTGCGCGCACCGAGCCTCGGCGAAGGCTGGCTGGCGGTGCCGTTGTATCCGCATCCCTTGCGTGGCCAACGGATCTGGAGCGTGCTCGGCTGGTTCCTCGGCATCGGCCTGCTCTCCACCGCCGCCGCCTGGATCTTCGTCCGCCAGCTCAGCCAGCCGCTCAAGCGCCTGGTGGTCGCCGCCCGCCAGTTCGGCCAGGGGCGCAGCGTGCGCCTGCCGCTGGGACCGGAGACGCCGAGTGAAATGGCCGAGGTGTATCGCGCCTTCAACCAGATGGCCGAGGACATCGAGCAGGGCGGGCGCGAACGCGAATTGATGTTGGCCGGTGTCTCCCACGACCTGCGCACCCCGCTGACGCGCCTGCGCCTGTCGCTGGAGTTGCTGCCGGAGAGCGAACGGGAGATGGTCGAGGACATGATCCGCGACATCGAGGACATGGACGCGATCCTCGACCAGTTCCTCGCCTTCATCCGCGACGGCCGCGACGAGCCGGTGGAGGAGGGCGACCTGACCGACCTGGTGCGCGAGGTCGTGGCGCCGTTCAACCAGACTCGCGAGCAGGTGCGCATGGCCTTGCAACCGGTACCGGCGATGCCGTTGCGGCGTGTGTCGATGAAGCGTCTGCTGGGCAACCTGATCGACAATGCCCTGAACCACGGCGGCGGTTCGGTGGAGGTGGCCAGCTACGTGGCCGGCGAAAGCGCGGCGCCCTACGTGGTGCTGAGCGTGCTCGATCGCGGCCAGGGCATCGATCCCGCGGAAGTGGACAGCATCTTCAATCCCTTCATCCGTGGCGACAAGGCGCGTGGCGGCAAGGGCACCGGCCTCGGCCTGGCGATCGTCAAGCGCATCGCCGCCCAGCACGGCGGCAGCGTCGAACTGCGCAACCGCGATGGCGGCGGCCTGGAAGCGCGGGTCTGCCTGCCGTTGGGGTTGCTGCTGCCGCGCGGCGCGGCCTGA
- the amgR gene encoding two-component system response regulator AmgR (regulatory system involved in aminoglycoside resistance) produces the protein MSNPAALAEGEKILVVDDDARLRRLLERFLDEQGYRVRAVENTEQMDRLLSRELFQLVVLDLMLPGEDGLTACRRLREQNNQVPIIMLTAKGDEGSRIQGLELGADDYLAKPFNPRELLARIKAVLRRQAPLVPGAPAGADEVVTFGDYQLFLATRELKKGDEVHMLTTGEFAVLKALVQHAREPLTRDKLMNLARGREWDALERSIDVQISRLRRLIEPDPSKPRYIQTVWGVGYVFVPDGNARKA, from the coding sequence ATGTCGAACCCTGCCGCCCTGGCCGAAGGTGAAAAGATCCTCGTCGTCGACGACGACGCCCGCCTGCGCCGCCTGCTCGAACGTTTCCTCGACGAGCAGGGCTACCGCGTCCGCGCGGTGGAGAACACCGAGCAGATGGATCGCCTTCTATCCCGCGAACTGTTCCAGCTGGTTGTGCTCGACCTGATGCTTCCCGGCGAGGACGGCCTCACTGCCTGCCGCCGCCTGCGCGAACAGAACAACCAGGTGCCGATCATCATGCTCACCGCCAAGGGCGACGAGGGCAGCCGCATCCAGGGCCTGGAACTGGGCGCCGACGACTACCTGGCCAAGCCGTTCAACCCGCGCGAACTGCTGGCGCGGATCAAGGCCGTGCTGCGCCGCCAGGCGCCGCTGGTGCCCGGCGCGCCTGCCGGTGCCGACGAGGTGGTGACCTTCGGCGACTACCAGCTGTTCCTCGCCACCCGCGAACTGAAGAAGGGCGACGAGGTACACATGCTGACCACCGGCGAGTTCGCCGTGCTCAAGGCCCTGGTGCAGCACGCCCGCGAACCGCTGACCCGGGACAAGCTGATGAACCTCGCCCGTGGCCGCGAGTGGGATGCCCTGGAGCGTTCCATCGACGTGCAGATCTCGCGCCTGCGCCGGCTGATCGAGCCGGATCCGTCCAAGCCGCGCTATATCCAGACGGTCTGGGGCGTCGGCTACGTGTTCGTGCCGGACGGCAACGCGCGCAAGGCCTGA
- the rimK gene encoding 30S ribosomal protein S6--L-glutamate ligase — MKIAVLSRNPRLYSTRRLVEAGRERGHEMVVIDTLRAYMNIASHKPQIHYRGQPLEGFDAVIPRIGASVTFYGCAVLRQFEMMGVFPLNESVAIARSRDKLRSLQLLSRKGIGLPVTGFAHSPDDVPDLIEMVGGAPLVIKLLEGTQGIGVVLCETEKAAESVLEAFMGLKHNIMVQEYIKEAGGADIRCFVVGDKVIASMKRQAAPGEFRSNLHRGGSASLIKITPEERMTAIRAARVMGLNVAGVDILRSNHGPLVMEVNSSPGLEGIESTTGKDIAGIIIQYLEKNGGPHLARTKGKG, encoded by the coding sequence ATGAAAATCGCCGTGCTGTCGCGCAATCCCCGGCTCTACTCGACCCGTCGCCTGGTGGAGGCCGGGCGGGAGCGCGGCCATGAAATGGTGGTCATCGATACGCTGCGCGCCTACATGAACATCGCCAGCCACAAGCCGCAGATCCACTACCGGGGACAACCGCTGGAGGGCTTCGACGCGGTGATCCCGCGCATCGGCGCCTCGGTGACCTTCTACGGCTGCGCGGTATTGCGCCAGTTCGAGATGATGGGCGTGTTCCCGCTCAACGAGTCGGTCGCCATCGCTCGCTCGCGGGACAAGCTGCGCTCGCTGCAACTGCTGTCGCGCAAGGGCATCGGCCTGCCGGTGACCGGCTTCGCTCATTCCCCGGACGACGTCCCGGACCTGATCGAGATGGTCGGTGGCGCACCGCTGGTGATCAAGCTGCTGGAGGGCACCCAGGGCATCGGCGTGGTCCTCTGCGAAACCGAGAAGGCCGCCGAATCGGTGCTCGAGGCTTTCATGGGACTCAAGCACAACATCATGGTCCAGGAGTACATAAAGGAAGCCGGCGGCGCCGACATCCGCTGCTTCGTGGTCGGCGACAAGGTGATCGCCTCGATGAAGCGCCAGGCAGCGCCCGGCGAGTTCCGCTCCAACCTGCACCGAGGCGGCAGCGCCAGCCTGATCAAGATCACCCCGGAAGAACGCATGACCGCCATCCGCGCCGCCCGCGTGATGGGCCTGAACGTCGCCGGGGTGGACATCCTGCGCTCCAACCATGGTCCGCTGGTAATGGAGGTGAACTCCTCGCCGGGCCTGGAAGGTATCGAATCCACCACCGGCAAGGACATCGCCGGGATCATCATCCAGTACCTGGAAAAGAACGGCGGCCCCCACCTGGCCAGGACGAAGGGAAAGGGGTGA
- the argA gene encoding amino-acid N-acetyltransferase — protein MPDYVNWLRHASPYINSHRDRTFVVMLPGEGVEHPNFGNIVHDLVLLHSLGARLVLVHGSRPQIEARLAARGLAPRYHRDLRVTDAPTLECVIDAVGSLRIAIEARLSMDMAASPMQGARLRVAGGNLVTARPIGVVEGVDYHHTGEVRRIDRKGIGRLLDERSIVLLSPLGYSPTGEIFNLACEDVAMRAAIDLEAEKLILYGAEQGLLDASGKLVRELRPQQVPAHLQRLGNSYQAELLDAAAQACRAGVKRSHIVSYTEDGALLSELFTRTGNGTLVAQEQFEQLREAGIEDVGGLIELIRPLEEQGILVRRSREVLEREIEQFSIVEREGLIIACAALYPIADSEAGELACLAVNPEYRHGGRGDELLERIEERARGLGLKTLFVLTTRTAHWFRERGFQPSSVERLPAARASLYNFQRNSQVFEKSL, from the coding sequence ATGCCCGACTACGTCAACTGGTTACGTCACGCTTCGCCCTACATCAACTCGCACCGGGACCGCACCTTCGTGGTCATGCTCCCCGGCGAAGGGGTGGAGCATCCCAATTTCGGCAATATCGTCCACGACCTGGTCCTTCTCCACAGCCTCGGCGCGCGCCTGGTGCTGGTGCACGGTTCGCGTCCGCAGATCGAGGCGCGCCTGGCCGCGCGCGGCCTGGCTCCGCGCTATCACCGCGACCTGCGAGTGACCGATGCGCCGACTCTGGAATGCGTCATCGACGCCGTGGGTAGTCTGCGCATCGCCATCGAGGCGCGGCTGTCGATGGACATGGCCGCCTCGCCGATGCAGGGCGCGCGCCTGCGGGTCGCTGGCGGCAACCTGGTCACCGCGCGGCCGATCGGCGTGGTCGAGGGTGTCGACTACCACCATACCGGCGAGGTCCGTCGCATCGACCGCAAGGGCATTGGCCGCCTTCTCGACGAGCGCAGCATCGTCTTGCTCTCGCCGCTGGGCTACTCGCCGACCGGGGAAATCTTCAACCTGGCCTGCGAAGACGTGGCCATGCGCGCCGCCATCGACCTGGAAGCGGAAAAGCTGATTCTCTACGGCGCCGAACAGGGCCTGCTGGACGCATCCGGCAAGCTGGTCCGCGAACTGCGCCCGCAGCAGGTGCCCGCGCACCTGCAACGGCTGGGCAACAGCTACCAGGCCGAGCTGCTGGACGCCGCGGCGCAGGCCTGCCGGGCCGGGGTCAAGCGCAGCCATATCGTCAGCTACACCGAGGACGGCGCGCTGCTCAGCGAGCTGTTCACCCGCACCGGCAACGGCACCCTGGTCGCCCAGGAGCAGTTCGAGCAGTTGCGCGAGGCGGGCATCGAGGACGTTGGCGGGCTGATCGAGCTGATCCGCCCACTGGAAGAGCAGGGCATCCTGGTACGCCGTTCCCGCGAGGTGCTGGAACGCGAGATCGAACAGTTCAGCATCGTCGAGCGCGAAGGGCTGATCATCGCCTGCGCCGCGCTCTATCCGATCGCCGATTCCGAGGCGGGCGAGCTGGCCTGTCTGGCGGTCAACCCGGAGTACCGCCACGGCGGGCGTGGCGACGAACTGCTGGAGCGGATCGAGGAGCGCGCGCGCGGACTCGGCCTGAAGACCCTGTTCGTGCTCACCACGCGGACCGCGCACTGGTTCCGCGAGCGCGGCTTCCAGCCCAGCAGCGTCGAACGGCTACCGGCGGCGCGGGCCTCGCTGTACAACTTCCAGCGCAATTCGCAGGTATTCGAGAAGAGCCTGTGA
- a CDS encoding RNA-binding S4 domain-containing protein, producing MSEKDDDKVRLDKWLWAARFFKTRALAKAAIEGGKVHCRGERCKPSKEPRVGEELTIRTGFDERTVTIRALSVVRRGAPEAQALYEETADSVASRERAAAMRKAGALGVQTEGRPSKKQRRQIHQLRGGQD from the coding sequence GTGAGCGAGAAAGACGACGACAAGGTGCGCCTGGACAAGTGGCTCTGGGCGGCGCGCTTCTTCAAGACCCGGGCGCTGGCCAAGGCCGCGATAGAGGGCGGCAAGGTGCATTGCCGGGGCGAGCGGTGCAAGCCGAGCAAGGAACCCAGGGTAGGGGAGGAGTTGACCATTCGTACGGGCTTCGACGAGCGAACCGTGACCATTCGCGCGCTTTCCGTAGTCCGGCGTGGCGCGCCGGAGGCCCAGGCTCTCTACGAGGAAACCGCGGACAGCGTGGCAAGCCGCGAGCGCGCGGCGGCCATGCGCAAGGCCGGGGCGCTGGGCGTACAGACAGAGGGGCGGCCGAGCAAGAAGCAGCGGCGGCAGATCCACCAGTTGCGCGGCGGCCAGGACTGA
- the gshA gene encoding glutamate--cysteine ligase: protein MSDLLSRRLALLGAAANLPLLTECLHGIERECLRVDSDGKLALTPHPRALGSTLTHPQITTDYSEALLEFITPTETDVADTLADLERIHRFASSKLDGEYLWSPSMPCELPDEESIPIARYGSSLIGRLKYVYRKGLALRYGKTMQCIAGIHYNFSLPERLWPLLRQAEGSELSERDYQSAAYIALIRNFRRYSWLLMYLFGASPALDAGFLRGRPSQLERLDEHTLYLPYATSLRMSDLGYQNNAQAGLTPCYNDLQSYIDSLRQAVSTPYPPYEKVGTKQDGEWVQLNTNILQIENEYYSSIRPKRVTYTGERPVQALAARGVQYVEVRCLDINPFLPLGIDLDEARFLDAFLLFCAFSDSPLLNGECSDATDNFLAVVKEGRRPGLQLQRRGQPVELQVWANELLERIADTAALLDRARGGEAHAAALAAQRAKVADAELTPSAQVLKVMRERGESFEAFSLRQSREHAEYFRQHPLAAEEQARFEKMASDSLAEQTELERDQDGDFDTFVAAYQASILGLISN, encoded by the coding sequence TTGAGCGATCTTCTCTCCCGCCGCCTGGCTCTGCTCGGCGCCGCAGCCAACCTGCCCCTGCTGACCGAGTGCCTGCATGGCATCGAGCGCGAATGCCTGCGAGTCGATAGCGACGGCAAGCTGGCGCTCACCCCCCACCCCCGGGCCCTGGGTTCGACCCTGACCCATCCGCAGATCACTACCGACTACTCCGAGGCCTTGCTGGAGTTCATCACGCCCACGGAAACCGACGTCGCCGACACCCTGGCCGATCTCGAGCGCATCCACCGCTTCGCCAGTTCGAAGCTGGACGGCGAATACCTGTGGAGCCCATCGATGCCCTGCGAGCTGCCGGACGAGGAGAGCATCCCGATCGCCCGCTATGGCAGCTCGCTGATCGGCCGCCTGAAGTACGTCTACCGCAAGGGCCTGGCGCTGCGTTACGGCAAGACCATGCAGTGCATCGCCGGCATCCACTACAACTTCTCCCTGCCGGAGAGGCTCTGGCCGCTGCTGCGCCAGGCCGAAGGCAGCGAGCTGTCGGAACGCGACTACCAGTCCGCCGCCTACATCGCCCTGATTCGCAATTTCCGCCGCTACAGCTGGCTGCTGATGTACCTGTTCGGCGCCTCGCCGGCCCTCGACGCCGGCTTCCTGCGTGGCCGCCCGAGCCAGTTGGAGCGCCTCGACGAACACACGCTTTACCTGCCCTACGCCACCAGCCTGCGGATGAGCGACCTGGGCTACCAGAACAACGCCCAGGCCGGCCTGACGCCCTGCTACAACGACCTGCAGAGCTACATCGACAGCCTGCGCCAGGCGGTCAGCACGCCCTACCCGCCCTACGAGAAGGTCGGCACCAAGCAGGATGGCGAATGGGTGCAGCTGAACACCAACATCCTGCAGATCGAGAACGAGTACTACTCGAGCATCCGGCCAAAGCGCGTCACCTACACCGGCGAGCGTCCGGTGCAGGCCCTGGCCGCTCGCGGCGTGCAGTACGTGGAAGTGCGCTGCCTGGACATCAACCCGTTCCTGCCGCTGGGCATCGACCTGGACGAGGCGCGCTTCCTCGACGCCTTCCTGCTGTTCTGCGCGTTCAGCGACAGCCCGCTGCTGAACGGCGAGTGCAGCGACGCCACCGACAACTTCCTCGCCGTGGTCAAGGAAGGCAGGCGGCCGGGCCTGCAATTGCAACGTCGCGGCCAGCCGGTGGAATTGCAGGTCTGGGCGAACGAGCTGCTCGAACGAATCGCCGACACCGCGGCGCTGCTCGACCGCGCGCGCGGCGGCGAAGCCCACGCGGCGGCGCTGGCAGCGCAGCGGGCGAAGGTGGCCGATGCGGAACTGACGCCTTCGGCGCAGGTGCTGAAGGTCATGCGCGAGCGCGGCGAGAGCTTCGAAGCGTTCTCCCTGCGCCAGAGCCGCGAACACGCGGAGTATTTCCGCCAGCATCCGCTGGCCGCCGAAGAGCAGGCGCGCTTCGAGAAGATGGCCAGCGACTCCCTGGCCGAACAGACGGAGCTGGAACGCGACCAGGATGGCGACTTCGATACCTTCGTCGCCGCCTACCAGGCGAGCATCCTCGGCCTGATCAGCAACTGA
- a CDS encoding Tex family protein, whose product MDSINTRIAEELSALPSGRVQPQQVAAAVALLDEGSTVPFIARYRKEVTGSLDDTQLRMLEERLRYLRELEERRGAILASIEEQGKLTPELARDIKLADTKTRLEDLYLPYKQKRRTKGQIALEAGLGALADALFDDPTLVPESEAARFVDAEKGFADVKAVLEGAKYILMERFAEDATLLDKLRVFMKNEATLTARVVPGKEQEGAKFSDYFEHDEPLKSAPSHRALAIFRGRNEGVLSASLKVGEEAPGTLHPCEVMIAQRFGLSNQGRAADKWLAEVVRWTWKVKLYTHLETDLFGELRDGAEDEAISVFARNLHDLLLAAPAGPRATLGLDPGLRTGVKVAVVDATGKLLDTATVYPHAPKNQWDQTLAVLAALCAKHQVELIAIGNGTASRETDKLAGELIKKYPGMKLTKIMVSEAGASVYSASELAAKEFPELDVSLRGAVSIARRLQDPLAELVKIEPKSIGVGQYQHDVSQLKLARSLDAVVEDCVNAVGVDVNTASAALLARISGLNSTLAQNIVAHRDANGAFRTRDELKKVSRLGEKTFEQAAGFLRVMNGDNPLDASAVHPETYPLVQRIAADTERDIRSLIGDSAFLKRLDPKKFTDETFGLPTVTDILKELDKPGRDPRPEFKTAEFQEGVESLKDLKPGMVLEGVVTNVTNFGAFVDIGVHQDGLVHISALSEKFVKDPYEVVKAGDIVKVKVMEVDIPRNRVGLSMRMSDTPGEKVEGQRGGRPAGSGQPRQERGAPRGQSAPPANNAMAALFANAKQLKKK is encoded by the coding sequence ATGGACAGCATCAACACCCGTATCGCCGAAGAGCTCTCCGCACTGCCCTCCGGCCGCGTTCAACCGCAGCAAGTCGCCGCTGCCGTCGCCCTGCTCGACGAAGGCTCCACCGTTCCCTTCATCGCCCGTTACCGCAAAGAGGTCACCGGCAGCCTCGACGATACTCAGTTGCGCATGCTGGAAGAGCGCCTGCGCTATCTGCGCGAACTGGAAGAACGCCGCGGCGCGATCCTCGCCAGCATCGAGGAACAGGGCAAGCTGACCCCCGAACTGGCCCGCGACATCAAGCTCGCCGACACCAAGACCCGTCTCGAAGACCTCTACCTGCCTTATAAGCAGAAGCGCCGCACCAAGGGCCAGATCGCCCTGGAAGCCGGCCTCGGCGCGCTGGCCGACGCACTGTTCGACGACCCGACCCTGGTCCCGGAAAGCGAGGCCGCGCGTTTCGTCGACGCCGAGAAAGGCTTCGCCGACGTCAAGGCGGTGCTGGAAGGCGCCAAGTACATCCTCATGGAGCGCTTCGCCGAAGACGCCACGCTGCTCGACAAGCTGCGCGTGTTCATGAAGAACGAAGCGACCCTGACCGCCCGCGTGGTCCCCGGCAAGGAACAGGAAGGCGCCAAGTTCAGCGACTACTTCGAACACGACGAGCCGCTGAAAAGCGCCCCGTCGCACCGCGCCCTGGCGATCTTCCGCGGACGCAACGAAGGCGTCCTCAGCGCCTCGCTGAAGGTCGGCGAGGAAGCGCCGGGCACCCTGCACCCATGCGAAGTCATGATCGCCCAGCGCTTCGGCCTGTCCAACCAGGGCCGCGCCGCCGACAAGTGGCTGGCCGAGGTGGTGCGCTGGACCTGGAAGGTCAAGCTCTATACCCACCTGGAAACCGACCTGTTCGGCGAGCTCCGCGACGGCGCCGAGGACGAGGCGATCAGCGTGTTCGCGCGCAACCTGCACGACCTGCTGCTGGCCGCCCCGGCCGGCCCGCGCGCCACCCTCGGCCTCGACCCGGGCCTGCGCACCGGGGTCAAGGTCGCGGTGGTCGACGCCACCGGCAAGCTGCTGGACACCGCCACCGTCTACCCGCATGCGCCGAAGAACCAGTGGGACCAGACCCTCGCCGTGCTCGCCGCGCTGTGCGCCAAGCACCAGGTCGAGCTGATCGCCATCGGCAACGGCACCGCCAGCCGCGAAACCGACAAGCTGGCCGGCGAACTGATCAAGAAATATCCGGGCATGAAGCTGACCAAGATCATGGTCAGCGAGGCCGGCGCATCGGTGTATTCCGCCTCCGAACTGGCGGCGAAGGAGTTCCCCGAGCTGGACGTGTCCCTGCGCGGCGCCGTATCCATCGCCCGTCGCCTGCAGGACCCGCTGGCGGAGCTGGTGAAGATCGAGCCCAAGTCGATCGGCGTCGGCCAGTACCAGCACGACGTGTCCCAGCTGAAGCTGGCGCGTAGCCTGGACGCGGTGGTCGAGGATTGCGTGAACGCCGTCGGCGTCGACGTCAACACCGCCTCCGCCGCCCTGCTGGCACGCATCTCCGGCCTCAACTCGACGCTGGCGCAGAACATCGTCGCGCACCGCGACGCCAACGGCGCGTTCCGCACCCGCGACGAGCTGAAGAAAGTCAGCCGCCTGGGCGAGAAGACCTTCGAGCAAGCCGCCGGCTTCCTCCGCGTGATGAACGGCGACAACCCGCTGGACGCCTCGGCGGTGCACCCGGAGACCTATCCGCTGGTGCAGCGCATCGCCGCCGACACCGAGCGCGACATCCGCTCGCTGATCGGCGACTCGGCGTTCCTCAAGCGCCTCGACCCGAAGAAGTTCACCGACGAGACCTTCGGCCTGCCGACCGTCACCGACATCCTCAAGGAACTCGACAAGCCCGGCCGCGACCCGCGTCCGGAGTTCAAGACCGCAGAGTTCCAGGAAGGCGTCGAGAGCCTCAAGGACCTCAAGCCGGGCATGGTCCTGGAGGGCGTGGTGACCAACGTCACCAACTTCGGCGCATTCGTCGACATCGGCGTCCACCAGGACGGCCTGGTGCACATCTCGGCGCTGTCCGAGAAGTTCGTCAAGGATCCGTACGAAGTGGTCAAGGCCGGCGACATCGTCAAGGTCAAGGTCATGGAAGTGGACATCCCGCGCAACCGTGTCGGCCTGTCCATGCGCATGAGCGACACCCCCGGCGAGAAGGTCGAAGGCCAGCGCGGCGGGCGTCCCGCCGGCAGCGGCCAGCCGCGCCAGGAGCGTGGCGCCCCGCGCGGACAGAGCGCGCCGCCGGCGAACAACGCCATGGCCGCGCTGTTCGCCAACGCCAAGCAACTGAAGAAGAAGTGA
- a CDS encoding ATP-dependent zinc protease gives MVGLRAKIDTGASTSSLHASDIVPFERDGEKWVRFTAHLGTLVQRRHRCEAPMVARKSIRSSNGQAQTRYVIRTTLALGDRMWPVEFTLACRKSMRYRVLLGSKALIAGQLVVNPALAYVQDRPESPAALPAATSIDLLDGSPV, from the coding sequence ATGGTCGGGCTGCGCGCGAAGATCGACACCGGCGCCAGCACCTCCAGCCTGCATGCATCGGACATCGTTCCCTTCGAGCGCGACGGCGAGAAGTGGGTGCGCTTCACCGCCCACCTCGGCACGCTGGTGCAGCGCCGGCACCGTTGCGAAGCGCCGATGGTCGCGCGCAAGAGCATTCGCAGCTCCAACGGCCAGGCCCAGACCCGCTACGTGATCCGCACCACCCTGGCGCTGGGCGATCGCATGTGGCCGGTAGAGTTCACCCTGGCCTGCCGCAAGTCCATGCGCTATCGCGTGCTGCTCGGCTCCAAGGCGCTGATCGCCGGGCAACTGGTGGTCAACCCGGCCCTGGCCTACGTCCAGGATCGTCCCGAGTCGCCGGCCGCCCTGCCCGCGGCGACGAGCATCGACCTGCTCGACGGGAGCCCGGTTTGA
- a CDS encoding PaaI family thioesterase — translation MISAYSELVGLDPVSLGDGVAEVRLPMAAHLRNRGGVMHGGALFSLMDVTMGLACSSSHGFDRQSVTLECKINYIRAVADGEVRCVARVLHAGRRSLVVEAEVRQGDKLVAKGQGTFAQL, via the coding sequence ATGATCAGCGCCTACAGCGAACTGGTCGGCCTAGACCCGGTCAGCCTCGGCGACGGAGTCGCCGAGGTACGCCTGCCGATGGCCGCGCACCTGCGCAACCGCGGCGGGGTCATGCATGGCGGCGCGCTGTTCTCGCTGATGGACGTGACCATGGGGCTGGCCTGCTCCAGTTCCCATGGTTTCGACCGCCAGAGCGTCACCCTGGAATGCAAGATCAACTACATCCGCGCCGTCGCCGACGGCGAGGTGCGCTGCGTCGCCCGCGTCCTCCATGCCGGGCGCCGCAGCCTGGTGGTGGAAGCCGAGGTGCGGCAAGGCGACAAACTGGTCGCGAAAGGACAAGGTACCTTCGCCCAGTTGTAA